Proteins encoded together in one Macadamia integrifolia cultivar HAES 741 chromosome 8, SCU_Mint_v3, whole genome shotgun sequence window:
- the LOC122086808 gene encoding uncharacterized protein At2g29880-like, translating into MDRLDEEIGEDGNGNIISDNDGEAGEESENESSSSASSSPTFSSRQWPQSEKMSTSTQAVNETAKGSQANVDTLIVLMVEEVKKGNRTTSTFNKAGWNNIANNLKKKTGVNYSIVQLKNKVNKLRQDYSQFKKLLETTGFGWDTASRTCTVDDESIWELHIKDNPTWARFKKHGLPQWPELCMVFGDTYADDEGSGTQTTVLETMGADDARKMIESCDESSSADEVTPLGDTQTEAVEKRPATKHRHDRTPNAKRRRSKSNDWSMACKAIQDMSKSRVERDASMSTASTQNVEQMYGITRAMEVLESGYELDEALYEKALRKLMADPQWREALISCPPHRKSILLRTLQ; encoded by the exons ATGGATCGTTTGGATGAAGAAATAGGTGAAGATGGCAATGGTAACATTATCAGTGACAACGATGGAGAGGCAGGGGAGGAAAGTGAGAATGAGAGTAGTAGTTCGGCTTCATCGTCTCCTACTTTCTCTTCTCGGCAATGGCCACAGAG tgagaaaatgtCAACTTCAACACAAGCAGTTAATGAGACTGCAAAAGGGAGCCAAGCAAATGTAGACACCCTTATTGTTCTGATGGTAGAGGAagttaagaaaggaaataggacTACTTCGACTTTTAATAAAGCTGGTTGGAACAACATTGccaataacttaaaaaaaaaaactggggTCAACTATTCCATTGTACAGTTGAAGAACAAAGTGAACAAACTGAGGCAGGATTATAGTCAGTTTAAGAAGCTATTGGAGACAACTGGTTTTGGTTGGGATACTGCTTCAAGAACTTgtactgttgatgatgaatccatctgggaattgcatattaag gataaccctacttgggcacgaTTTAAGAAGCACGGACTACCACAATGGCCAGAACTATGTATGGTATTTGGTGATACATATGCAGACGACGAAGGAAGTGGGACTCAAACAACCGTGTTGGAAACTATGGGGGCCGATGATGCTAGGAAAATGATTGAGTCTTGTGATGAGTCAAGTTCTGCTGATGAAGTTACTCCATTAGGTGACACTCAAACTGAAGCAGTGGAAAAAAGGCCAGCTACTAAGCATAGGCATGATAGGACTCCAAAtgcgaaaaggaggaggagcaagtctaatgattggtcaatggcatgcaaggcaattcaagatatGAGTAAATCAAGGGTAGAACGAGATGCGAGCATGTCCACTGCTTCAACCCAAAATGTGGAACAGATGTACGGGATTACTAGGGCCATGGAGGTGCTTGAGTCAGGATATGAGTTAGATGAAGCACTATACGAGAAAGCACTTCGGAAGTTAATGGCTGACCCGCAATGGAGAGAAGCATTAATTTCCTGCCCTCCTCATCGGAAGTCAATACTCCTTCGTACCCTTCAGTAG
- the LOC122085829 gene encoding bidirectional sugar transporter SWEET3b-like produces MEDNKLRLALGIAGNLTSVLLYAAPIITFRRVIRKQSTEEFSCVPYAVTLLTAVLYFWYGLPIVSYKWENITVATICGVGVLLESSFILIYFWFASPKRKRIVILMVVGLIIMISIIILVSAFTLHDHHHRKVFVGSIGLVVATAMYGSPLVVVKKVLQTKSVEFMPFYLSLFSFLNSSLWGPYGLLAHDPYIALPNLLGVPLGFFQLVLYCVYLKRKTHQEPMSEMDLEKNGEIKKSNQSN; encoded by the exons ATGGAAGATAATAAACTACGTTTGGCACTCGGAATAGCAG GGAATTTGACTTCTGTGCTACTTTATGCAGCTCCCAT AATAACTTTTAGAAGGGTTATAAGGAAGCAAAGCACTGAGGAATTTTCTTGTGTCCCTTATGCTGTTACTCTATTGACTGCTGTATTGTACTTTTGGTATGGTTTGCCCATTGTTAGCTACAAATGGGAAAATATCACTGTGGCCACCATTTGTGGTGTAGGGGTACTTCTTGAGTCATCCTTCATTctcatttatttttggtttgcTTCACCAAAGAGAAAG AGGATTGTTATTCTAATGGTGGTTGGTCTGATCATAATGATCTCGATCATTATATTAGTCTCGGCATTCACATTGCATGATCACCATCATCGGAAGGTTTTCGTAGGGAGCATTGGGCTTGTGGTCGCTACGGCGATGTATGGTTCCCCCTTGGTTGTAGTG AAGAAAGTGTTACAGACAAAAAGTGTGGAATTCATGCCATTCTACTTATCCTTGTTCTCATTCCTTAATAGTTCACTCTGGGGACCATATGGACTACTGGCCCATGATCCTTACATTGCG CTCCCAAATCTATTGGGTGTACCCTTAGGCTTCTTCCAGCTTGTGCTATACTGTGTTTACCTGAAAAGGAAAACTCACCAAGAACCCATGAGCGAAATGGATTTAGAGAAGAATG GTGAAATTAAGAAGAGCAATCAGTCCAACTGA